Proteins encoded in a region of the Devosia sp. RR2S18 genome:
- a CDS encoding ABC transporter ATP-binding protein produces MLRWFEQRLDPYPLQEPAQPPKGLLAFCLHFSDGARRYLAAMTILGAAIAVLEIMLFGFLGSIVDWLSAANPETFLAEEGWTLVGMAVVLLIAIPGLQVIDAMIIHQTLLGNLPQRIRWMAHRYLIRQSMSYFQDEFAGRIGAKLMQTALAVREVVMKVLDVTVYVVVYFSGAVVLAAMSDIWLAVPFIVWLVLYVALLRYFIPRLGKVSEAQADARSMMTGRIVDSYTNIATVKLFSHSRREEGYAREAMDGFIGTVYRQMRLVTLLQSAITLMNCILLFAVVVVGIYQWMGGNMTPGAVAVAAALVLRFQGMSQWVMWEMSALFENIGVVRDGISSLALPSIVKDEPEAKALPAVKGDIRFENVSFHYGKTGGVIENLNLHINPGEKIGLVGRSGAGKSTLVNLLLRFYDRADGRILIDGDDIARVTQDSLRANIGLVTQDTSLLHRSVRDNIMYGRPDATEEMMRQAAETAEAAAFIDGLADAKGRTGYDAHVGERGVKLSGGQRQRIAIARVLLKNAPILVLDEATSALDSEVEAAIQDQLQLLMEGKTVIAIAHRLSTIAMMDRLVVLDKGQIVEQGTHAELLETGGLYSSLWARQSGGFIDAEHSEQAAQ; encoded by the coding sequence ATGTTGCGTTGGTTTGAACAACGGCTCGATCCTTATCCGCTCCAGGAGCCGGCACAGCCTCCCAAGGGGTTGCTCGCCTTCTGTCTCCATTTTTCCGATGGGGCCAGGCGCTACCTGGCCGCCATGACCATTCTGGGTGCGGCCATCGCTGTGCTCGAAATCATGCTCTTCGGTTTTTTGGGATCGATCGTTGACTGGTTGAGCGCCGCGAACCCCGAGACCTTCCTTGCTGAAGAAGGCTGGACGCTGGTTGGCATGGCAGTGGTCCTGCTGATCGCCATCCCGGGCCTTCAGGTGATCGACGCGATGATTATCCACCAGACGCTGTTGGGCAATCTGCCCCAGCGCATCCGCTGGATGGCGCACCGCTATCTCATTCGCCAGTCGATGAGCTACTTCCAGGACGAGTTCGCCGGCCGCATCGGCGCCAAGCTGATGCAGACCGCGCTTGCGGTGCGCGAAGTCGTCATGAAGGTGCTCGACGTCACCGTCTATGTGGTGGTGTATTTCTCGGGCGCCGTCGTGCTGGCGGCCATGAGCGACATCTGGCTTGCCGTCCCGTTTATCGTGTGGCTCGTCCTCTATGTCGCGCTGCTGCGCTACTTCATCCCGCGCCTGGGCAAGGTCTCCGAAGCACAGGCCGATGCCCGTTCGATGATGACTGGACGCATTGTCGACAGCTACACCAACATTGCTACCGTAAAGCTCTTCTCTCACTCCCGGCGCGAGGAAGGCTATGCCCGCGAAGCCATGGATGGCTTTATTGGCACGGTCTACCGGCAGATGCGTCTGGTGACCCTGCTGCAAAGCGCCATCACCCTCATGAACTGCATTCTGCTGTTCGCGGTGGTGGTAGTCGGCATCTACCAGTGGATGGGCGGCAACATGACCCCCGGCGCCGTGGCCGTCGCGGCGGCGCTCGTGCTCCGGTTCCAAGGCATGAGCCAGTGGGTGATGTGGGAAATGTCAGCCCTCTTCGAGAATATCGGCGTGGTGCGCGACGGTATTTCCTCGCTGGCGCTGCCCAGCATCGTGAAAGACGAACCCGAGGCCAAGGCGCTGCCGGCGGTCAAGGGTGATATCCGGTTCGAGAATGTCTCGTTCCACTATGGCAAGACTGGTGGTGTCATCGAGAACCTCAACCTGCACATCAACCCCGGGGAAAAGATCGGTCTCGTGGGCCGGTCCGGGGCAGGCAAGTCGACGCTGGTGAACCTGCTCCTGCGCTTCTACGACCGTGCCGATGGCCGCATTCTGATCGATGGCGACGATATCGCCCGAGTCACCCAGGATTCGCTTCGCGCCAATATCGGCTTGGTGACGCAGGACACCTCGCTCCTGCATCGCTCCGTCCGCGACAACATCATGTATGGCCGCCCCGATGCGACCGAGGAGATGATGCGGCAGGCGGCCGAGACCGCCGAGGCCGCAGCCTTCATCGACGGCCTTGCCGATGCCAAGGGCCGCACGGGCTACGACGCCCATGTGGGCGAACGTGGTGTGAAGCTCTCTGGCGGCCAGCGCCAGCGCATCGCCATCGCCCGCGTCCTGCTCAAGAACGCACCCATCCTGGTGCTGGACGAAGCAACCTCAGCCCTCGATTCCGAAGTGGAAGCCGCAATCCAGGATCAGCTACAGCTGCTGATGGAAGGCAAGACGGTGATCGCTATCGCCCATCGCCTCTCCACCATTGCCATGATGGACCGGCTGGTTGTGCTCGATAAGGGGCAGATTGTCGAACAAGGCACCCACGCCGAACTGCTCGAAACCGGGGGGCTGTATTCAAGCCTCTGGGCCCGCCAGTCCGGCGGATTCATCGACGCCGAACACTCTGAGCAGGCGGCGCAATAA
- the pepN gene encoding aminopeptidase N, whose product MRTENEHTIYFKDYAPSPYRVLSVDLDFRIRPENTRVRALLTIEPHPDTAPGTPLVLDGDDLRLESIALDGAPMLAADYATDANGLTLVEPPHRRFVLETEVILQPQGNTKLMGLYRSSGTWCTQCEPEGFRRITYYLDRPDILATFKVTMRAPRDVAPVLLANGNLLEKGAADDGMHYAVWHDPFPKPSYLFALVAGDLGSIKDSFTTASGRAVDLAIYCEHGKEDQCHWAMDSLKRSMSWDERRFGREYDLDIFNIVAVSDFNFGAMENKGLNIFNDKLVFAQPESATDADYDNIERVIAHEYFHNWTGNRITCRDWFQLCLKEGLTVYRDQEFTSDERSRAVKRISDVVTLRSAQFPEDGGPLAHPARPDQYREINNFYTPTVYEKGAEIVRMLATLLGEAGFRKGMDLYFERHDGQATTIEAFLAAFAEANNVDLEHFKTWYLQAGTPKLTAEDSYDAERQSYTLTLSQETQPTPGQPTKQPLVIPLKFALIGPNGSPMNWSDVSGAEVRDDLIVLDAARAEVTFTGVSSRPVPSLLRGFSAPVVLETTAGMEDQLFLARHDDDPFGRWQALQDVGMALAIAAIQGTPWSEADVPALSAAMGDTLGSESLDDAFKALALQLPSEAQIARNIGKDVDPDRIHEVRAALTRAVFEPIALPLLQRYRALSSDAPYSPDAASTGRRALRNRAMGLLVASDAAGAAALAAQQYHDAKNMTDRLAALSASALAWTGEAPALLADFYERFGGNPLVLDKWLAVTASVPREGVIERIGSTLADPAFPKTNPNRLRALMGTFAMNNPTQFTRRDGAGFRFVADFVGEVDKINPQVAARVLTGFRIWPMLEQSRRKAAHSALSALQSKGALSRNTADILARMLAS is encoded by the coding sequence ATGCGCACGGAAAACGAGCACACCATCTACTTCAAGGATTACGCACCGAGCCCCTATCGCGTGCTCTCCGTCGATCTCGACTTCCGTATTCGCCCCGAGAACACCCGCGTCCGGGCGCTGCTGACGATTGAACCACATCCGGACACGGCACCGGGTACCCCACTGGTGCTCGATGGTGATGATTTGAGGCTGGAGTCCATTGCGCTTGACGGTGCGCCCATGCTGGCAGCGGACTACGCGACCGACGCAAACGGGCTCACCCTTGTTGAGCCGCCGCACCGGCGCTTCGTGCTGGAAACTGAAGTCATCCTGCAGCCGCAGGGCAATACCAAGCTCATGGGCCTTTATCGTTCCAGCGGCACCTGGTGCACGCAATGCGAGCCCGAGGGCTTCCGGAGGATCACCTATTATCTCGACCGTCCGGACATCCTGGCCACCTTCAAGGTGACGATGCGGGCACCGCGCGATGTCGCACCCGTCCTCCTCGCCAATGGCAATCTTCTCGAAAAAGGTGCTGCCGATGATGGCATGCACTATGCGGTCTGGCACGACCCGTTCCCCAAGCCGTCCTATCTCTTTGCGCTCGTGGCCGGGGATCTTGGCTCCATTAAAGACAGCTTTACGACCGCTTCAGGGCGCGCGGTGGATCTCGCGATCTATTGCGAGCACGGCAAGGAAGACCAGTGCCACTGGGCGATGGATAGCCTCAAGCGTTCCATGTCCTGGGACGAGCGTCGCTTCGGGCGCGAATATGACCTCGACATCTTCAACATCGTTGCGGTGAGCGACTTTAATTTCGGCGCGATGGAGAACAAGGGGCTCAACATCTTCAACGACAAGCTGGTCTTTGCCCAGCCCGAGAGCGCGACCGACGCCGACTATGACAATATCGAGCGTGTCATCGCGCATGAGTACTTCCACAATTGGACAGGCAATCGCATCACCTGTCGCGACTGGTTCCAGCTGTGCCTTAAGGAAGGGCTGACGGTTTACCGCGACCAGGAGTTCACCAGCGACGAGCGCAGCCGGGCGGTAAAGCGCATCTCGGACGTCGTAACCTTACGTTCCGCACAGTTCCCCGAAGATGGCGGACCGCTGGCGCACCCTGCCCGTCCGGACCAGTATCGGGAGATCAACAACTTCTATACGCCGACGGTTTACGAAAAGGGCGCCGAGATCGTGCGCATGCTGGCGACCCTGCTGGGAGAAGCGGGCTTCCGCAAGGGCATGGACCTCTATTTCGAGCGACACGACGGACAAGCAACGACCATCGAGGCTTTCCTCGCGGCCTTCGCTGAAGCTAACAATGTCGATCTCGAGCACTTCAAAACCTGGTATTTGCAGGCTGGGACGCCAAAGCTCACCGCCGAAGACAGCTACGACGCCGAGCGGCAGAGTTATACGCTGACGCTTAGCCAAGAGACGCAGCCAACCCCGGGCCAGCCCACCAAGCAGCCATTGGTGATACCCCTCAAGTTTGCGCTGATCGGCCCCAATGGCAGCCCCATGAACTGGAGCGATGTTTCTGGTGCCGAAGTGCGCGACGACCTGATCGTGCTCGACGCCGCCAGGGCAGAGGTGACTTTCACCGGTGTATCCAGCCGGCCGGTACCGTCACTGCTGCGCGGCTTCTCTGCCCCCGTTGTTCTCGAAACGACGGCCGGCATGGAAGACCAGCTCTTCCTGGCCCGCCACGATGATGATCCCTTTGGTCGCTGGCAGGCCCTGCAGGATGTCGGCATGGCTCTGGCGATCGCCGCCATTCAGGGGACACCCTGGAGCGAAGCGGACGTTCCAGCCCTCAGTGCCGCCATGGGGGATACCTTGGGCAGCGAGAGCCTCGACGACGCCTTCAAGGCTCTGGCTCTGCAATTGCCGAGTGAAGCGCAAATCGCGCGCAATATTGGCAAGGACGTGGACCCCGATCGCATCCACGAAGTTCGCGCGGCATTGACCAGGGCAGTCTTCGAACCAATCGCCCTGCCCCTACTGCAGCGGTACCGAGCTCTGTCGAGCGATGCTCCCTATTCGCCCGATGCGGCCAGCACCGGCCGCCGCGCTTTGCGGAACCGCGCGATGGGGCTCTTGGTCGCCAGCGACGCGGCGGGCGCAGCAGCCTTAGCTGCCCAGCAATACCACGATGCCAAGAACATGACAGATCGGCTGGCTGCGCTTTCGGCGAGTGCACTGGCCTGGACCGGTGAGGCCCCGGCCCTGCTTGCGGACTTCTACGAGCGGTTCGGCGGCAACCCGCTGGTGCTGGACAAGTGGCTGGCCGTCACCGCCAGCGTGCCACGGGAGGGGGTGATCGAGCGGATCGGCAGCACCCTGGCGGATCCGGCATTTCCCAAGACCAACCCCAATCGGCTGCGGGCGCTGATGGGTACCTTTGCCATGAACAATCCCACGCAGTTCACGCGACGGGATGGCGCCGGTTTCCGGTTCGTGGCGGACTTCGTAGGAGAGGTGGACAAGATCAATCCGCAGGTTGCAGCACGGGTGCTGACTGGCTTCCGGATCTGGCCGATGCTCGAGCAAAGCCGCCGCAAAGCGGCCCATTCGGCCCTATCAGCGCTGCAATCAAAGGGCGCGCTCAGCCGCAACACGGCGGACATTCTGGCCCGCATGCTGGCGAGCTAA
- a CDS encoding PAS domain-containing sensor histidine kinase, with product MIRKSMQSPETSGAGATGFGADKDKAVRVTARERSAPHLFCGTFSINPVTAAVAITAFVAASLFVIYDSVRTLDDASDDLALISEAFAEELADVSPEAVQLLLESIGSSDMTFAEANFLNGVSEGSSDMRQAFEAVDLSGVDLAHSSEATVTGIAQRGAMAFGLAVLLVLIAWRGRSWEMPDFAQRYSYETLAESIPMGIACWTKSGRLVVCNAQYRERLSLTSKSMTYHEAVSSLIAGGYMKLLNDDDSNRLLELHRNDGSCLMIDERPMRDGGFMTLVTDVTERKQADLLLSSIREEQRTLARRYHEEKLKAEAASRAKTNFLAHLSHDIRTPLNHIIGFAELMRHQTYGPLGDARYGEYVQSIKSSGEHLLNSFATILDLAELESGQKTLRSDPVPLDELLNGIEQRYAAQAQRAKLEFLRGEPSGAVVRGDRLGLARMIGNVVENSIRFTPAGGQVTLAAYAAPDGVVIEITDTGLGMTEERLASLSQPFALGDATFTREGAGPGLGISISRAIAELSGGHMAIDSSPSLGTTVAISLPLQATAVLQAAE from the coding sequence ATGATCAGAAAATCCATGCAGTCGCCGGAGACCTCCGGCGCTGGCGCTACCGGATTCGGCGCAGACAAAGACAAGGCGGTACGCGTAACCGCTCGGGAGCGCTCAGCCCCGCATCTGTTTTGTGGCACTTTCTCGATCAATCCCGTCACCGCGGCGGTAGCCATAACTGCCTTCGTAGCCGCCTCACTGTTCGTGATCTATGACAGTGTCCGCACGCTGGACGACGCCAGTGACGATCTGGCGCTGATCTCGGAGGCTTTCGCTGAAGAACTCGCAGACGTTTCCCCCGAGGCAGTTCAATTGCTGCTCGAGAGCATCGGCTCCTCCGATATGACGTTTGCCGAGGCAAATTTCCTCAACGGCGTCTCCGAGGGCAGCTCTGACATGAGACAAGCCTTCGAAGCGGTGGACCTGTCGGGCGTTGATCTGGCGCACTCATCCGAAGCCACCGTCACTGGGATCGCTCAACGCGGCGCGATGGCTTTCGGGCTCGCGGTTCTCCTGGTGTTGATTGCCTGGCGCGGCCGTAGCTGGGAAATGCCGGATTTCGCCCAGCGCTACAGCTACGAAACGTTGGCCGAATCCATCCCCATGGGCATCGCCTGCTGGACCAAGTCGGGGCGGCTCGTGGTCTGCAACGCGCAGTATCGGGAACGCCTTAGCCTCACCAGCAAGTCGATGACCTACCATGAGGCGGTCTCAAGCCTGATCGCTGGCGGCTACATGAAACTGCTCAACGACGATGACAGCAATCGCCTGCTGGAACTACATCGCAATGATGGCTCCTGCCTCATGATCGACGAGCGTCCGATGCGGGACGGCGGTTTTATGACGCTGGTCACCGACGTCACGGAACGCAAACAGGCGGACCTGCTGCTCTCATCCATCCGCGAGGAGCAGCGAACACTGGCGCGGCGCTACCATGAAGAGAAACTCAAGGCAGAAGCCGCAAGCCGGGCTAAGACCAACTTCCTCGCCCATCTCAGCCACGACATTCGAACCCCGCTGAACCACATCATCGGGTTCGCCGAGTTGATGCGGCACCAGACCTATGGACCCTTAGGGGACGCGCGCTATGGCGAATATGTGCAGTCGATCAAGAGCTCGGGCGAGCACCTGCTAAACTCCTTCGCCACCATTCTCGACCTCGCCGAACTCGAGAGCGGCCAAAAAACGCTGCGCAGCGATCCCGTGCCGCTGGACGAACTGCTCAACGGCATCGAACAGCGCTATGCGGCACAGGCGCAGCGCGCCAAGTTGGAATTCCTGCGCGGGGAGCCTTCGGGCGCTGTGGTGCGGGGCGATCGTCTCGGGCTTGCCCGCATGATCGGCAATGTCGTCGAGAACTCAATCCGGTTCACCCCTGCAGGCGGACAGGTGACCCTTGCTGCCTATGCCGCTCCCGATGGCGTGGTGATCGAAATCACCGATACAGGACTGGGGATGACCGAGGAGCGCCTCGCGAGCCTTTCGCAACCCTTCGCGTTGGGGGACGCCACTTTCACCCGTGAAGGCGCAGGACCAGGGCTCGGCATTTCGATCTCTCGCGCCATTGCCGAACTCAGCGGCGGACACATGGCCATCGATTCCAGCCCGTCGCTGGGGACGACGGTGGCCATTTCCCTGCCGCTCCAGGCGACTGCCGTGCTGCAGGCGGCCGAGTAG
- a CDS encoding bifunctional [glutamine synthetase] adenylyltransferase/[glutamine synthetase]-adenylyl-L-tyrosine phosphorylase, which translates to MPLILHELPAADLPRFDGWLTQLPDGERNVIASASGTLGPLFEAAPYLLDLAEANAAWLASVLAGDADGAFTDIVEEVTAAGLSAGDEAALAPQLRIGKGRTALLAAIAETGGSWSTAQATAALSDLADAALDAALNLLMRLAAGKGQLALPLEQANAANSGLAIFALGKHGGQELNYSSDIDIVAFYDPDKGVLAEPLEATKLYSRMVQKLVGLMEDRQARGYVFRTDLRLRPDPGSTPVAIPFDAALNYYEVRGQNWERAAWIKARPCAGDKAVGAAFLKELAPYVWRKHLDFATIADIQAMKRQINISKNVGEIRVEGHNVKLGRGGIREIEFFTQTQQLIAGGRDKSLRVKPTAHALAALADANWITPKAATELTQTYWFLRGVENRLQMLRDEQTHVMPATADEVATIGRLMGRADRRVFEGEYRAALERVVGYYSELFTEGETLGGDEGNLVFTGSDDDPGTLETLSAMGFADPHKVIETVRRWHYGSYAATRASAARAHLTELLPSLLKTISEAGNADGALEKFDDFLSRLPTGVQLFSLLRAHADLRRLLVQLMASAPRMSEAVIHRAHVMDGLIDPAFANDVTHRDVLVAKVDAFLAEARSYEEIIDRARIIGQEQKFLIAAGLLSGTVSATGAGEQFTALAETLLNRLFESVRVEFQRRHGVIPGGKVGLLAFGKMASREMTVSSDLDFILLYDAPDTESDGEKSLSTTQYYIRLTQRLLAALTAPTAEGVLYEVDMRLRPSGNAGPLATSLAGFSAYHRDHAWTWEHMALTRARVVAADGDFGAAIDGAIDEVMSRGRDFAKAVDDVISMRELMAKERSARHPFDLKLARGGMVDLEFIAQSAQLVAGKTIALPQAITTQVLVRMEETGLLAEGRRLAEIHQLYTAVLQVMSSALVSPFKEEAWTAAFKELLAGLTHYPNFGRLELDIEQMREEVSAAAAKWYEKARSL; encoded by the coding sequence CCGCCGATCTCCCGCGTTTCGACGGCTGGCTTACACAACTGCCCGACGGCGAGCGCAATGTTATTGCCAGCGCCAGCGGTACGCTGGGGCCATTGTTTGAAGCGGCGCCCTATCTTCTCGATCTCGCCGAGGCTAATGCCGCATGGTTGGCGTCCGTGCTGGCCGGAGACGCCGACGGGGCCTTCACCGACATTGTCGAGGAAGTCACTGCTGCAGGTCTTTCAGCCGGGGACGAAGCCGCGCTTGCGCCTCAGCTGCGCATCGGCAAGGGCCGTACCGCACTGCTTGCCGCTATCGCCGAAACAGGGGGTTCCTGGAGCACGGCACAGGCCACCGCCGCCCTCTCCGATCTCGCTGATGCTGCACTCGACGCAGCGCTGAACCTGCTGATGCGGCTGGCGGCGGGCAAGGGCCAGCTTGCCTTGCCTCTGGAGCAGGCCAATGCCGCCAATTCCGGTCTGGCCATCTTCGCGCTGGGCAAGCATGGCGGGCAGGAACTGAATTATTCCTCCGACATCGACATCGTCGCCTTCTATGACCCCGACAAGGGGGTGCTCGCCGAGCCGCTGGAAGCGACCAAGCTCTATTCCCGCATGGTCCAGAAGCTGGTCGGGCTCATGGAGGACCGGCAGGCGCGTGGCTATGTCTTCCGCACCGATCTGCGTCTCCGCCCTGATCCCGGTTCGACACCCGTTGCGATCCCCTTCGATGCGGCACTGAACTACTACGAGGTGCGGGGCCAGAACTGGGAACGCGCTGCCTGGATCAAGGCGCGCCCCTGCGCCGGAGACAAAGCGGTCGGTGCCGCCTTCCTCAAGGAGCTTGCGCCCTATGTCTGGCGCAAGCATCTCGATTTCGCCACCATCGCCGATATCCAGGCGATGAAGCGGCAGATCAACATTTCCAAGAACGTCGGGGAGATCCGCGTCGAAGGGCACAATGTAAAGCTCGGCCGTGGCGGCATCCGCGAAATTGAGTTCTTCACCCAAACCCAGCAATTGATTGCGGGTGGCCGGGATAAATCCCTGCGCGTCAAGCCAACAGCGCATGCGCTTGCGGCGCTGGCTGACGCCAACTGGATCACCCCCAAGGCGGCAACCGAGCTCACCCAAACCTATTGGTTCCTGCGGGGCGTCGAGAACCGCCTGCAGATGTTGCGCGACGAGCAGACCCATGTGATGCCGGCCACGGCCGACGAGGTCGCAACGATTGGCAGGCTCATGGGTCGGGCAGATCGGCGTGTCTTCGAAGGCGAGTACCGCGCCGCCCTGGAGCGCGTCGTCGGCTATTATTCCGAGCTCTTTACCGAAGGCGAAACATTGGGAGGCGACGAGGGCAACCTTGTCTTCACCGGCAGCGACGATGATCCGGGTACCCTAGAGACTCTCTCGGCCATGGGCTTTGCCGATCCGCACAAGGTGATAGAGACGGTGCGAAGGTGGCATTATGGCAGCTACGCCGCCACTCGGGCCAGCGCCGCCCGCGCCCACCTGACCGAGTTGCTGCCTAGCCTGCTCAAGACCATCAGCGAGGCTGGCAATGCCGACGGCGCGCTCGAAAAATTCGACGATTTCCTGTCTCGCCTGCCCACCGGCGTCCAACTCTTCTCGCTGCTGCGCGCGCACGCCGATTTGCGGCGCCTCCTGGTGCAACTCATGGCCTCCGCACCGCGGATGTCGGAAGCGGTGATCCATCGGGCCCATGTTATGGATGGGCTGATCGATCCGGCATTCGCCAACGATGTCACCCACCGTGACGTGCTGGTCGCCAAGGTGGATGCGTTTCTCGCCGAGGCGCGCTCCTATGAAGAGATCATCGACCGGGCCCGTATCATCGGCCAGGAGCAGAAGTTTCTGATTGCTGCCGGCCTGCTCTCGGGCACCGTCAGCGCCACTGGCGCGGGCGAACAGTTCACGGCCCTCGCCGAAACCCTGCTGAACCGCCTCTTTGAAAGTGTGCGCGTGGAGTTTCAGCGGCGGCACGGCGTCATCCCCGGTGGGAAAGTAGGCCTCCTCGCTTTCGGCAAGATGGCCAGCCGCGAGATGACCGTGTCGTCGGACCTAGACTTCATCCTTCTGTACGACGCACCTGACACCGAATCCGACGGCGAGAAGTCCCTTTCCACCACGCAATACTATATCCGTCTGACCCAGCGCCTCCTTGCGGCCCTCACCGCCCCAACGGCAGAGGGTGTCCTCTACGAAGTGGACATGCGCTTGCGCCCTTCCGGCAATGCTGGGCCGCTCGCCACCAGTCTCGCCGGCTTTAGTGCCTACCATCGGGATCACGCCTGGACCTGGGAGCATATGGCGCTTACTCGCGCGCGTGTTGTGGCTGCGGATGGCGATTTTGGCGCCGCAATCGACGGCGCGATTGATGAAGTGATGTCGCGGGGGCGGGACTTCGCCAAGGCGGTGGACGATGTCATCTCGATGCGCGAACTTATGGCCAAGGAGCGGTCGGCCCGTCATCCATTCGACCTCAAGCTCGCCCGCGGTGGGATGGTCGATCTCGAGTTTATCGCGCAGTCGGCGCAACTGGTTGCCGGCAAAACCATTGCGCTGCCCCAGGCTATCACCACGCAAGTTCTGGTGCGGATGGAGGAAACCGGCCTGCTCGCCGAAGGCCGTCGCCTGGCCGAAATCCATCAACTCTATACCGCGGTGCTGCAGGTGATGAGTTCGGCCCTTGTCAGCCCTTTCAAGGAGGAAGCCTGGACCGCTGCCTTCAAGGAGTTGCTGGCGGGCCTGACACACTATCCCAACTTCGGAAGGCTTGAGCTCGATATCGAGCAAATGCGGGAGGAAGTCAGCGCCGCTGCGGCCAAGTGGTACGAGAAGGCGCGCTCGCTCTGA